From a region of the Burkholderia sp. PAMC 26561 genome:
- a CDS encoding alpha/beta hydrolase: MRFLARALHREGFTTVAPVLPGYSAGTREQRMEAWVAAAVSEFDALSCRYTHVSVCGLSIGAALAMALVSKRPSAKSVALLSVTLDYDGWAIPWYRFLLGWAYFTPLRNRWRYREQEPFGLRNEALRSKVARAMLKGDLSEVGPATISLNALHEASRLARSVRRIVPGVSADCLIVHAIDDETSSPANARFVSSHLASTFIRTIYLDDSYHMITSDNERETVAREVVMFLRESEAAAEAGEGGKAPVVSKALARRLRQIAALAK; this comes from the coding sequence ATGCGTTTCCTCGCCCGTGCACTGCATCGCGAAGGCTTCACCACGGTCGCGCCGGTGCTGCCGGGCTATAGCGCCGGCACGCGTGAACAGCGCATGGAAGCCTGGGTCGCCGCCGCTGTAAGTGAATTCGACGCGCTGAGTTGCCGGTACACGCACGTCTCTGTCTGCGGCTTGTCGATCGGAGCGGCGCTCGCAATGGCCCTGGTCAGCAAGCGGCCATCGGCAAAGTCCGTCGCTCTGCTTTCGGTGACGCTTGACTACGACGGCTGGGCGATTCCCTGGTACCGGTTCTTGTTGGGCTGGGCCTATTTCACGCCGCTTCGAAACAGATGGCGGTATCGCGAGCAGGAGCCCTTCGGTCTTCGCAACGAGGCGTTACGCTCGAAAGTGGCTCGCGCAATGCTCAAAGGCGATCTCAGCGAAGTCGGTCCGGCGACCATCTCTTTGAATGCACTGCACGAAGCCAGCCGCCTCGCGCGGAGCGTTCGCCGGATCGTGCCGGGCGTGAGCGCCGACTGCCTGATCGTCCATGCCATCGACGATGAAACCTCCAGCCCCGCCAATGCGAGATTTGTCAGTTCGCATCTGGCGTCGACGTTCATCCGCACGATCTATCTCGACGATTCGTATCACATGATTACATCGGACAACGAGCGGGAAACGGTGGCGCGTGAGGTAGTCATGTTCTTGCGCGAGAGTGAGGCGGCGGCTGAAGCGGGTGAGGGCGGCAAGGCGCCTGTGGTTTCAAAGGCGCTCGCTCGCCGGCTCAGGCAGATCGCAGCGTTAGCGAAGTAG
- a CDS encoding IS30 family transposase, translating into MHKANQYEQLQAEERLEIASLRQRGSSIRAMARILGRSASTLSRELRRNSSVLGYVPAAAHALSLARRSNSAGAPKLGPHSACWRVVLTLLEWRWSPQQISGVLKRMFPNDPTLQVSHETIYTTIYAHPGGELRRQLIACLRRAHRARMSRTRGSDRRWQIPNMVSIHVRPPEIEDRVMPGHWEGDFIKGEGNRSSVGVLVERTSRLVLLAKMDDATAESALAGFSAKLNSIPEHLRHSFTYDQGRELSRHQELAAQTGVNVYFCDPHSPWQRGTCENTNGLLREYLPKGTDLSVHSQADLDVIADSLNNRPRATHAFHSPFEVFAATLKAADLATSSKH; encoded by the coding sequence ATGCATAAAGCAAATCAGTACGAGCAGTTGCAAGCTGAGGAACGTCTGGAGATTGCGAGCCTACGTCAACGGGGTTCTAGTATTCGGGCCATGGCCCGAATACTCGGGCGCTCGGCCTCTACCCTTAGCCGCGAGCTCAGGCGCAATAGCTCAGTGCTTGGTTATGTCCCAGCAGCGGCGCACGCACTCAGTTTGGCCCGACGATCCAACAGTGCGGGTGCGCCCAAACTCGGGCCTCACAGCGCTTGCTGGAGGGTCGTCCTTACGCTGCTCGAGTGGCGTTGGTCGCCTCAGCAAATCTCTGGAGTCCTCAAGCGTATGTTCCCAAACGATCCGACTTTGCAGGTCTCGCACGAAACGATTTACACCACTATCTACGCCCACCCAGGCGGCGAACTACGGCGTCAACTCATTGCTTGTTTGCGTCGTGCTCATCGCGCCCGTATGTCGCGTACACGGGGTAGTGATCGCCGCTGGCAAATTCCAAATATGGTCAGCATTCACGTGCGCCCACCTGAAATAGAGGATCGCGTGATGCCAGGGCACTGGGAGGGCGACTTCATTAAAGGCGAAGGCAATCGCTCCTCTGTGGGCGTGTTGGTGGAGAGAACCAGCCGTCTCGTGCTGCTGGCTAAGATGGACGATGCCACAGCCGAATCTGCACTGGCTGGCTTCTCTGCCAAGCTCAACTCGATCCCCGAGCACTTGCGTCACAGCTTCACTTACGACCAGGGGCGCGAACTCTCACGGCATCAAGAACTTGCCGCTCAAACAGGCGTGAACGTATATTTTTGCGATCCACACAGCCCGTGGCAGCGAGGAACTTGTGAAAATACCAACGGCCTGTTGCGCGAGTACTTGCCCAAAGGCACCGACCTTTCCGTCCATAGTCAGGCCGACCTCGACGTCATTGCAGACAGCTTGAACAACCGCCCTCGTGCTACGCATGCGTTTCATTCACCATTTGAGGTATTTGCCGCGACACTGAAAGCAGCGGATCTAGCAACGTCATCTAAACATTAG
- a CDS encoding DUF4118 domain-containing protein — protein MRIRNARRWARGGARPWLFAALSLVVACGVRWLLHPIIGPIMPGTAFCIAAALIEYYFGIAPACVVMLLGLGIDDYLFVPPYGQFDVLDQSDLALIISYPVVTILVICLIERLRRAQFQAELLGQVAQSRYEMLLRLDNERAIAIRGNDETHRLLRHLPHYHHDIVLIKALDRKHSAVLGDNGDGAGIPAAVAPGFLYEKVATEDLRRLAAIMHAGTYRVRLALAGGAEKAVDCACERFNTHVGDFIVCRVGEPV, from the coding sequence ATGAGAATAAGAAATGCAAGGCGCTGGGCGCGGGGAGGCGCGCGGCCATGGCTCTTCGCGGCGTTGTCGCTCGTGGTTGCCTGTGGCGTGCGCTGGCTGCTGCACCCGATCATTGGCCCCATCATGCCCGGCACTGCGTTCTGTATCGCAGCGGCGTTGATTGAATATTATTTCGGCATTGCACCCGCATGCGTGGTCATGCTACTCGGCCTCGGAATCGATGATTACCTGTTCGTACCGCCGTATGGACAGTTCGACGTACTCGATCAATCTGATCTTGCGCTGATCATTTCCTACCCGGTGGTCACCATCCTCGTCATTTGCCTGATCGAGCGCTTGCGGCGAGCGCAATTTCAGGCGGAGCTGCTTGGGCAGGTTGCGCAGTCGCGCTATGAAATGCTGCTGCGTCTGGACAACGAGCGTGCCATCGCGATCCGCGGCAACGACGAAACGCACCGGCTGCTGCGGCATTTGCCGCATTATCACCATGACATTGTGCTGATCAAGGCGCTCGATCGCAAGCACAGCGCGGTGTTGGGCGATAACGGCGATGGCGCCGGCATCCCGGCGGCCGTTGCACCCGGCTTTCTGTACGAGAAGGTCGCAACTGAAGATCTCAGGCGACTGGCAGCAATCATGCATGCGGGCACATACCGCGTGCGTCTTGCCCTGGCAGGGGGCGCCGAAAAAGCGGTCGACTGCGCGTGCGAGCGTTTCAACACGCACGTTGGCGATTTCATCGTCTGCCGCGTCGGGGAGCCCGTTTGA
- a CDS encoding acyltransferase — MKRAILRSLSSVKSVFIRVALTAKNVRFDGPPAFSGKWPRISNKGYIHLAKNCSFRSYRTRPFIWVSEGASLEIGQNAFFNDGANLCATTSVRIGSNCKIGDMTFIFDTDYHQVTPERPTKQAPVEIGDNVWIGARSTILAGAKIGSHSVIAAGSTVVGEIPPRV; from the coding sequence ATGAAGAGAGCGATTCTTAGAAGTTTGTCCAGCGTGAAGAGCGTCTTCATCCGAGTAGCTCTTACGGCAAAAAACGTACGCTTCGATGGTCCACCGGCCTTTTCGGGCAAGTGGCCGAGAATCAGCAACAAGGGGTACATCCACTTGGCTAAAAACTGCTCCTTCCGCTCTTACCGGACGCGCCCGTTCATCTGGGTTTCAGAGGGCGCGAGTTTAGAGATCGGGCAGAACGCGTTTTTTAACGATGGTGCGAATCTTTGCGCGACAACTTCAGTGAGAATAGGTAGCAATTGCAAGATTGGAGACATGACTTTTATTTTCGACACCGACTATCACCAAGTAACGCCCGAGCGCCCTACGAAGCAAGCGCCTGTAGAAATCGGCGACAACGTCTGGATTGGCGCGCGGTCGACGATCTTGGCGGGAGCTAAAATTGGCAGCCATTCTGTAATCGCTGCAGGGTCGACAGTTGTAGGAGAAATCCCCCCAAGAGTTTAG
- a CDS encoding ATP-binding protein, producing the protein MKSIRRWLLGWLIFGLAVACLIAGYGIFHSARHEAGELFDYELRTVALSMPANIATTSGAEQREHDFKDLADDRIAIDIWDAAGALVYHSAKEPVLPKLSEGFRTIERNEYRWRVFGVQQAGRYVQVAQPYSVRDNLAARLALRTLWPLALLVPVTIAFVLLIVARGLAPIGGLSRALANRSIESLDPVVIDDRVPVEIRPLVDALNDLLERLNVASKAQRTFVADAAHELRTPLTALKLQLQAAKRDAFASSDARVIERLEGRVNRIIHLAQQLLSMAREDASHEKSMIPVSLRCVAEQSVSDLSLLAEAKQIDLGLDAHGPAGPGSGNDAYCVLGDEQALGILLNNLVDNAIRYTPRGGRVDVVLKRDTQTGGVSLEVADTGPGIADDEIKRVFDRFYRGASVKEQGSGLGLAIASSIAVRHRAELCVSNRTDGPGLSIRLNRLPTVPA; encoded by the coding sequence ATGAAGTCCATTCGGCGATGGTTGCTCGGCTGGCTGATCTTCGGCCTCGCCGTCGCGTGTCTGATCGCAGGCTACGGCATCTTCCATTCCGCGCGTCATGAAGCGGGCGAGCTGTTCGACTATGAACTGCGAACGGTGGCGTTGTCGATGCCCGCGAACATCGCGACAACCAGCGGCGCCGAGCAGCGCGAGCACGATTTCAAGGACCTGGCCGACGACCGGATTGCCATCGATATCTGGGATGCGGCCGGCGCGCTCGTCTATCACTCGGCGAAGGAGCCGGTGCTGCCGAAGCTCTCTGAAGGATTCCGGACGATCGAGCGCAATGAATATCGCTGGCGTGTTTTTGGCGTGCAACAAGCGGGCCGCTATGTGCAGGTTGCACAACCTTATTCAGTGCGTGACAACCTCGCGGCGCGTCTTGCGCTACGCACGTTGTGGCCGCTAGCGTTGCTCGTGCCCGTCACCATTGCTTTCGTGCTGCTGATCGTGGCCCGCGGACTTGCGCCAATCGGTGGCTTGTCGCGGGCGCTGGCGAATCGCTCGATCGAGTCGCTTGATCCGGTGGTGATCGACGATCGGGTGCCGGTCGAGATTCGACCGCTCGTCGACGCTCTGAATGATCTGCTTGAGCGACTCAACGTGGCGTCGAAGGCGCAGCGCACCTTCGTGGCCGATGCCGCGCACGAGTTGCGCACGCCGCTGACCGCGCTCAAATTGCAGTTGCAGGCCGCGAAACGCGATGCATTCGCCAGCTCCGACGCGCGCGTGATCGAGCGTCTCGAGGGGCGCGTCAACCGCATCATTCACCTGGCGCAACAACTGCTGAGCATGGCGCGCGAGGACGCGTCGCATGAGAAGTCCATGATCCCCGTGAGCCTGCGCTGTGTCGCCGAGCAATCGGTATCCGATCTGTCGTTGCTGGCCGAGGCCAAGCAGATTGACCTCGGTCTTGACGCGCACGGACCAGCAGGGCCGGGCAGCGGGAATGATGCGTATTGCGTGCTTGGCGACGAACAGGCGCTGGGCATCCTTCTAAACAATCTCGTCGACAACGCCATCCGCTATACGCCGAGGGGCGGCCGGGTCGATGTCGTGCTAAAGCGCGACACGCAGACCGGAGGGGTGTCGCTGGAGGTGGCTGACACCGGCCCCGGCATTGCCGACGACGAAATCAAACGCGTCTTCGACCGTTTTTACCGCGGGGCTTCGGTGAAGGAGCAAGGCAGTGGTCTGGGGCTCGCAATTGCATCGAGCATCGCGGTGCGTCACCGCGCGGAGCTCTGCGTGAGCAACCGGACCGACGGACCAGGACTGAGCATCAGGCTGAACCGGTTGCCGACAGTGCCGGCCTGA
- a CDS encoding undecaprenyl-diphosphatase, with protein MNTLNLRLFYLINASSRPIPFVVEMAHIFAVYAIWLAPLALISGWLRGNDVLRHHMVEAALSTGVALVAAQIIGIAWPQQRPFVLGLGTNLMAHSPDASFPSDHLTCLWGAAFSLLAYKRTRPIGTALALLGIPVSWSRIYLGVHFPMDIVGAAVVSGLSAWVLANTGRRPVQFIVAVTSHVYRPMFKILIQRGWVSP; from the coding sequence ATGAACACGTTAAATCTAAGGCTGTTTTACTTGATCAACGCCTCTTCCCGTCCAATACCATTTGTCGTTGAGATGGCGCACATATTTGCCGTATATGCCATATGGTTGGCGCCGCTTGCATTGATCTCGGGATGGCTTCGCGGAAACGACGTGTTGCGTCACCACATGGTGGAGGCTGCGTTGTCGACGGGTGTGGCGCTGGTGGCCGCACAAATCATCGGGATTGCGTGGCCGCAACAGAGGCCGTTCGTGCTTGGTCTCGGCACCAATTTAATGGCGCATTCGCCTGATGCGTCTTTCCCAAGCGATCATCTAACCTGTTTGTGGGGCGCAGCCTTCAGCCTCCTGGCATATAAACGCACGCGTCCAATTGGAACTGCGCTTGCATTGCTCGGAATACCGGTGTCGTGGTCGCGGATCTATCTTGGCGTGCATTTCCCGATGGACATAGTCGGCGCGGCTGTTGTGTCGGGCTTGAGCGCCTGGGTTCTGGCAAATACAGGGCGGCGTCCTGTTCAATTCATCGTGGCGGTGACTTCTCATGTGTATCGACCGATGTTTAAAATCCTCATCCAGCGGGGCTGGGTATCGCCATAA
- a CDS encoding glycosyltransferase family 2 protein, with product MPVFSIIVPAYNVQDFIEEALESIARQSFADFEAIIVDDGSTDGTGDIAKKFCSTDTRFKYLHQRNGGLSAARNSGTDVAIGTYIYYFDSDDVIDAEALASCYREFQNNEIDVVMFEAEVFPVDSPVYKIEENYYKRPVGKSPLWSDDFIVESLRQGHYCVQACCFVARKSAIGELRFIEGMLFEDNHFFVSLLLEKKRKVAILHEKLYKRRLRSGSIMFSSKTKHHYDSMNRMVRELSKLSFFALKPPERSAIKEEIVGNALGDLHFVSSLVGASINLRRRNITAMWHVARHVSPRLFAPKRLLLALVPELYSLKAEARLHR from the coding sequence ATGCCTGTTTTTTCGATTATTGTCCCGGCCTACAATGTGCAGGATTTTATTGAGGAAGCGCTGGAAAGCATTGCAAGACAGTCGTTTGCTGACTTCGAGGCTATCATTGTGGACGACGGATCAACCGACGGCACTGGGGATATTGCGAAGAAGTTTTGTTCGACAGATACACGGTTCAAATATCTTCATCAGCGAAACGGAGGTCTTTCGGCTGCACGGAACTCAGGCACAGATGTCGCGATTGGCACGTATATTTATTATTTTGATAGTGACGATGTCATCGATGCCGAGGCGCTAGCTTCATGCTACCGCGAGTTCCAAAATAATGAGATCGACGTTGTAATGTTTGAGGCCGAAGTTTTTCCGGTGGACTCGCCTGTTTATAAGATCGAAGAAAACTATTATAAACGGCCGGTAGGAAAGTCGCCTTTATGGTCTGACGATTTTATCGTTGAGTCACTTCGACAAGGACACTACTGCGTGCAGGCATGCTGCTTCGTTGCGCGCAAATCAGCGATAGGAGAACTCCGGTTTATCGAAGGCATGTTGTTCGAGGACAACCACTTTTTTGTTTCGCTCTTGCTGGAGAAAAAGCGCAAGGTGGCAATACTTCATGAAAAACTCTACAAACGACGGTTGAGGTCGGGCTCAATCATGTTTTCATCGAAGACGAAACACCATTACGACAGCATGAATCGCATGGTCCGGGAATTATCGAAGCTATCGTTCTTCGCTCTCAAGCCGCCTGAGAGATCAGCAATCAAAGAAGAGATCGTCGGCAACGCGCTCGGAGATCTGCACTTCGTTAGTTCCCTCGTTGGCGCCAGCATCAACCTCCGAAGAAGGAACATCACCGCCATGTGGCACGTCGCGCGGCATGTTTCGCCGCGCCTGTTTGCGCCAAAACGTCTCCTGCTCGCGTTGGTTCCCGAACTGTACAGTCTCAAAGCGGAGGCAAGGTTGCACCGTTAA